In the Streptomyces formicae genome, one interval contains:
- a CDS encoding LysR family transcriptional regulator, with product MRVTQSGSEGAPVGAAGLDLNLLVALDVLLDEQSVSGAARRLHLSEPAMSRTLGRVRKALGDPILVRAGRQMVPTPHALAVRAEVSAVVERARALFAGPGAVDLRTVSRTLTILGTDAFAAVYGPGLFARAAEEAPGVRLRFLGESHLDAPLLRQGIADLEVGVIDTTSPEVHVEHFHDDRMLGVVRPGHPLLKGELTARRLADAAHLTVSRRGRLAGPLDAALAELGLSRRVVGSMGTFSSSVFVLLRTDLVGLAASWIRPLAEGLGLVTFDVPLDLPLLPLGMAWHPRHDADPAHAWLRGCVRDLLAREGGGE from the coding sequence ATGCGCGTGACGCAATCCGGATCAGAGGGCGCCCCCGTGGGTGCCGCGGGGCTCGACCTCAATCTGCTCGTCGCCCTCGACGTGCTGCTCGACGAGCAGAGCGTGTCGGGCGCCGCGCGGCGGCTGCATCTGTCGGAGCCCGCGATGAGCCGCACCCTCGGCCGCGTCCGCAAGGCCCTGGGCGATCCGATCCTGGTCAGGGCGGGCCGCCAGATGGTGCCCACGCCGCACGCGCTGGCCGTGCGGGCCGAGGTGAGCGCGGTGGTGGAGCGGGCCCGCGCGCTCTTCGCGGGGCCCGGCGCCGTGGACCTGCGCACGGTCTCGCGCACGCTCACGATCCTCGGCACCGACGCCTTCGCCGCCGTGTACGGCCCCGGGCTCTTCGCCCGCGCCGCCGAGGAGGCTCCCGGCGTACGGCTCCGGTTCCTCGGCGAGAGTCATCTGGACGCGCCCCTGCTGCGGCAGGGCATCGCCGACCTGGAGGTCGGCGTGATCGACACGACCTCGCCCGAGGTGCACGTCGAGCACTTCCACGACGACCGCATGCTCGGTGTCGTACGACCCGGACACCCGCTGCTCAAAGGGGAGTTGACGGCGCGTCGGCTCGCGGACGCGGCGCATCTGACCGTCTCGCGCCGGGGGCGTCTGGCCGGTCCGCTGGATGCCGCGCTCGCCGAACTCGGCCTGAGCAGGCGGGTGGTGGGCAGCATGGGGACGTTCTCGTCGTCCGTCTTCGTCCTGCTGCGCACCGATCTGGTGGGCCTCGCCGCCTCGTGGATCCGTCCCCTGGCGGAAGGTCTGGGGCTCGTCACCTTCGACGTGCCCCTCGACCTGCCGCTGCTCCCGCTGGGCATGGCCTGGCACCCGCGGCACGACGCGGATCCCGCGCACGCGTGGCTGCGCGGGTGCGTGCGGGACCTCCTGGCGCGGGAGGGGGGGGGCGAGTGA
- a CDS encoding helix-turn-helix transcriptional regulator, whose protein sequence is MSEQVHNRLAMVRAERKVSRQSLAEAVGAHYQTIGYIERGQYNPSLDLALKIAKFFELPVEALFSLDPFRPLTDQVYGRNQ, encoded by the coding sequence ATGAGCGAGCAAGTGCACAACAGGTTGGCGATGGTGCGCGCCGAGCGGAAGGTGTCGCGCCAGAGCCTGGCCGAGGCGGTGGGGGCCCACTACCAGACCATCGGCTACATCGAGCGGGGGCAGTACAACCCGAGCCTCGACCTCGCGCTGAAGATCGCGAAGTTCTTCGAGCTGCCGGTCGAGGCGCTGTTCTCCCTCGACCCGTTCCGCCCGCTCACCGATCAGGTCTACGGGAGGAATCAGTGA
- a CDS encoding aldehyde dehydrogenase family protein — MTGTEGKRDVSAQQTIHVGGEWLSAASGATREILDPADAKPFAVIAEGSTEDADAAIAAARTAFDEGPWPSTPVAERAALLRRVADLLVRDREEIGLLESRDAGKTLEEGRVDVDCVADAFRYFADLVIGEGAGRVVDAGSDDIHSVVVHEPVGVCTMITPWNYPLLQASWKIAPALAAGNTFVIKPSEVTPLTTVALIELLVEAGLPAGVANIVTGPGHTVGARLSDHSDVDLVSFTGGLVSGTKVAQAAALGVKKVALELGGKNPNVVFADACATDEDFDTAVDQALNAAFIHSGQVCSAGGRLIIEESVRERFVAELARRAQQIKLGRGTEEGVECGPLVSQQQREKTEAYVASALAEGAVLRSGGKRPEPSDVRPAEGYFYEPTVLDQCHREMKVVREEVFGPVLSVETFRTEDEAVALANDTEYGLAGAVWTTDAGRARRMARRMRHGTIWINDFHPYLPQAEWGGFGKSGVGRELGPAGLAEYRESKHIYQNLAPQPVRWFAG; from the coding sequence ATGACAGGAACGGAAGGCAAACGGGACGTGTCCGCACAACAGACCATCCATGTGGGCGGAGAGTGGCTGAGCGCCGCCTCCGGCGCCACCCGCGAGATCCTCGACCCGGCGGACGCCAAGCCGTTCGCCGTGATCGCCGAGGGCTCCACGGAAGACGCGGACGCCGCCATCGCAGCCGCCCGCACCGCCTTCGACGAGGGCCCCTGGCCGAGCACGCCGGTCGCCGAGCGCGCCGCGCTCCTGCGCAGGGTCGCCGACCTCCTGGTGCGTGACCGCGAGGAGATCGGTCTCCTGGAGAGCCGCGACGCGGGCAAGACCCTCGAAGAGGGCCGGGTCGACGTGGACTGCGTCGCCGACGCCTTCCGCTACTTCGCCGATCTCGTCATCGGTGAGGGCGCGGGCCGTGTCGTCGACGCCGGGTCCGACGACATCCACAGCGTCGTCGTGCACGAGCCCGTCGGCGTATGCACGATGATCACGCCCTGGAACTACCCGCTCCTGCAGGCCAGTTGGAAGATCGCCCCGGCGCTCGCGGCGGGCAACACCTTCGTCATCAAGCCGAGTGAGGTCACTCCGCTGACGACGGTCGCGCTGATCGAGCTGCTCGTCGAGGCGGGCCTGCCCGCCGGTGTCGCCAACATCGTGACCGGCCCGGGACACACCGTCGGCGCCCGCCTGTCCGACCACTCCGACGTCGACCTGGTCTCCTTCACCGGCGGCCTCGTCTCCGGCACCAAGGTCGCCCAGGCCGCCGCGCTCGGCGTGAAGAAGGTCGCCCTGGAGCTCGGCGGCAAGAACCCCAACGTGGTGTTCGCCGACGCCTGCGCCACCGACGAGGACTTCGACACCGCCGTCGACCAGGCGCTGAACGCCGCCTTCATCCACAGCGGGCAGGTCTGCTCCGCCGGTGGCCGCCTCATCATCGAGGAGTCGGTCCGCGAGCGCTTCGTCGCCGAACTCGCCCGCAGGGCCCAGCAGATCAAGCTCGGCCGGGGCACCGAAGAGGGCGTCGAGTGCGGCCCGCTCGTCTCCCAGCAGCAGCGCGAGAAGACCGAGGCGTACGTCGCCTCCGCCCTGGCGGAAGGCGCGGTGCTCCGCTCCGGCGGCAAGCGCCCCGAGCCCAGCGACGTCCGTCCCGCCGAGGGCTACTTCTACGAGCCGACCGTGCTCGACCAGTGCCACCGCGAGATGAAGGTCGTCCGCGAGGAGGTCTTCGGGCCCGTCCTGAGCGTCGAGACCTTCCGCACCGAGGACGAGGCCGTCGCGCTCGCCAACGACACCGAGTACGGCCTCGCGGGCGCCGTGTGGACCACCGATGCGGGCCGCGCCCGCCGCATGGCCCGCCGGATGCGCCACGGCACCATCTGGATCAACGACTTCCACCCCTACCTGCCGCAGGCGGAGTGGGGCGGCTTCGGCAAGAGCGGCGTCGGGCGCGAGCTCGGCCCCGCCGGACTCGCCGAGTACCGCGAGTCCAAGCACATCTACCAGAACCTGGCGCCACAGCCGGTCCGCTGGTTCGCGGGCTGA